The following are encoded together in the Pontibacter liquoris genome:
- the uvrC gene encoding excinuclease ABC subunit UvrC — protein MPANEKLKEKIAHLPHKPGIYKFFDEKGIIYVGKAIDIRKRVSSYFNRSAQHNKKTLKLVSQIQDIEFTIVDTEADAFLLENNLIKQYQPKYNILLKDGKTYPYICIVNERFPRVITTRNKLNDGSRYFGPYPSGTAMYVVLDLIRTLYPLRTCTYNLSPENIAAGKFKVCLEYHIGNCKGPCEALIDETEYNGHISQIKNILSGNLTVAKNYFKEHMAAAAADYQFELAHQYKQKLDMLEDFQTKSTVVSNTLTNIDVFTITSNEQCAFINYLKVMNGSIILTQSLEIQKKLDEEDADILASVIVQLRQEFESTSREVITNIELTLPLDNISLSQPQIGDKRKLINLSLKNALYLRKEREGRQEKNKDLNEQRELRVLETLKKDLRLLELPRQIECFDNSNFQGDNPVASMVCFKNGKPSKKDYRHFNIKTVVGANDFESMYEIVTRRYQRLLNETQPLPQLIIIDGGKGQLSMAVKALKDLDIYGKVAVVGIAKRLEEIFYPGDKLPLYIDKKSESLKLIQRLRNEAHRFAITFHRSKRDAGTLKTELTEVKGIGPNTAEALLAKYKSVKKLKDLTQQELASEVGAAKAAILYTYFHNGQV, from the coding sequence ATGCCTGCAAACGAGAAGTTGAAAGAGAAGATCGCGCACCTGCCGCACAAACCCGGCATCTACAAGTTCTTTGACGAGAAAGGCATCATTTACGTGGGCAAAGCCATTGATATACGTAAGCGCGTGAGCTCGTATTTCAACCGCTCGGCCCAGCACAATAAAAAAACGCTTAAGCTTGTCTCGCAGATCCAGGATATTGAGTTCACGATCGTAGATACTGAGGCAGATGCATTTCTGCTGGAGAATAACCTCATCAAGCAGTACCAGCCCAAGTATAACATCCTGCTGAAGGATGGCAAGACGTACCCGTACATCTGCATCGTGAACGAGCGTTTTCCGCGCGTGATCACCACCCGCAACAAGCTCAACGATGGCTCGCGTTACTTTGGCCCTTACCCCAGCGGAACGGCCATGTATGTGGTGCTGGACCTGATCCGCACGCTATACCCGCTGCGTACCTGCACTTATAACCTGTCGCCGGAGAATATTGCCGCCGGTAAGTTCAAGGTATGCCTCGAGTATCACATCGGCAACTGCAAAGGGCCCTGCGAAGCACTGATAGATGAAACCGAGTATAACGGCCATATCTCGCAGATCAAAAACATCCTTTCGGGGAACCTGACAGTAGCCAAAAACTACTTTAAAGAGCACATGGCCGCAGCTGCCGCCGATTACCAGTTTGAACTGGCCCACCAGTATAAGCAAAAGCTGGACATGCTCGAAGATTTCCAGACCAAATCGACTGTCGTGAGCAACACGCTCACCAACATTGATGTCTTTACCATTACCAGCAACGAGCAATGCGCCTTTATCAACTACCTCAAGGTAATGAACGGGTCCATTATACTTACCCAATCGCTGGAGATACAGAAAAAGTTGGACGAGGAAGATGCCGACATCCTTGCTTCCGTGATCGTGCAGCTGCGCCAGGAATTTGAAAGCACCTCCCGCGAGGTGATCACCAACATTGAGCTGACATTGCCGCTGGATAACATCAGCCTATCGCAGCCGCAGATCGGCGACAAGCGCAAGCTGATCAACCTGTCGCTGAAGAACGCGCTCTACCTGCGCAAGGAGCGGGAGGGCCGCCAGGAGAAGAACAAGGACCTGAACGAACAACGGGAGCTGCGCGTGCTCGAAACACTGAAGAAAGATCTGCGCCTGCTGGAGCTGCCCCGCCAGATCGAGTGTTTTGATAACTCCAACTTCCAGGGCGACAACCCGGTGGCATCCATGGTCTGCTTTAAGAATGGCAAGCCCAGCAAGAAAGATTACCGTCACTTCAACATCAAAACAGTGGTCGGCGCCAACGACTTTGAGTCGATGTATGAGATCGTAACGCGCCGCTACCAGCGCCTGCTGAACGAAACCCAGCCTCTGCCGCAACTCATCATCATAGATGGGGGCAAAGGCCAGCTAAGTATGGCTGTGAAAGCGCTAAAAGACTTGGATATTTATGGCAAAGTTGCGGTGGTGGGCATTGCCAAGCGCCTGGAGGAGATCTTTTACCCCGGTGACAAACTGCCGCTCTACATCGATAAAAAGTCTGAATCGCTGAAGCTGATCCAACGGCTACGCAACGAGGCACACCGCTTTGCCATTACCTTCCACCGCAGCAAGCGCGATGCGGGCACATTAAAAACAGAGCTCACCGAAGTAAAAGGCATCGGGCCCAATACCGCTGAAGCGCTGCTGGCCAAGTATAAATCCGTTAAAAAGCTCAAAGACCTGACCCAACAGGAACTGGCCTCCGAAGTTGGCGCCGCCAAAGCAGCCATCCTTTATACTTACTTCCACAACGGACAGGTATAA
- a CDS encoding penicillin-binding protein 1A, with protein MSTRQEKIYPKVISTLWLLFVGGFIVFILYIYAVSINFLNLFGELPNLRTLENPKSELASELYSSDNQLLGKYFRENRSPVDYEELPENLINALRATEDIRFDEHSGIDPQAMGRVAASILLGQSKGGGSTLTQQVAKNLFRTRGEELNGGLLNDIPGMRMLIHKTKEWIMAVKLERSYTKKEIMVMYLNIVELGSNAFGIKAAAKTFFNKTPQNLSVEESAVLVGLFRNPTYYSPKFHPENSKRRRNVVLSQMVKYGFLPEEEYKKLKDKDIKLDYRVENQNIGMAPYFRTEASKVLQKWCRENGYDLYSDGLKIYTTIDSRMQKYAEQAVHEHMADRQKAFFEHWKGRNPWVDRNMKEIKDFPEQAIKRTPRYRRLMERFDGDMDSVNYYLNKKVPMTIFTWNGEKEVKMSPMDSLKYYKHFLQAGFMAMEPQTGHIKAWVGGINYEHFKYDHVKQGARQPGSTFKPFLYTAAIENGYYPCYEVIDTKVCVPLPDGTMWCPNNATNKYTGEKYTLRKALAESVNSVSAFLVNKLGAETLVATAKRMGITTPLDPTPSLALGTSDVTLFDMVGAYGTFVNSGTWTEPNFITRIEDKHGNVVAEFEPRKVEALSEETAYLMEYMLQAAAQPGGTAYYGLRYRNGLKNEIGAKTGTTQNYSDAWFMGITPTLVCGTWVGGEDRSIHFRTLALGQGGKLAMPIYGAFMQKVYADKSLDVSKAPFPKPSTPISVQLDCALYNQGAVPVDSSQQDEFLNLPTEIDLDADI; from the coding sequence ATGTCTACTCGTCAAGAGAAAATTTATCCGAAGGTTATCTCCACCCTGTGGCTGTTATTTGTAGGCGGCTTTATTGTCTTCATCCTTTACATCTACGCAGTCAGTATCAACTTCCTTAACCTATTCGGGGAGCTGCCCAACCTGCGCACCCTCGAAAATCCTAAAAGCGAGCTGGCCTCGGAGCTATACTCCTCCGACAACCAACTGCTGGGCAAATACTTCCGCGAGAACCGCTCGCCGGTAGACTACGAAGAGTTGCCGGAAAACCTGATAAACGCCTTGCGCGCCACAGAAGACATCCGCTTTGATGAACACTCCGGCATCGATCCGCAGGCCATGGGCCGTGTAGCCGCTTCCATCCTGCTGGGCCAGTCTAAAGGCGGGGGCAGTACCCTGACGCAGCAGGTAGCCAAAAACCTTTTCAGAACACGTGGCGAAGAGCTTAACGGAGGGCTTTTGAACGACATTCCTGGTATGCGCATGCTCATCCATAAAACCAAAGAATGGATCATGGCTGTGAAGCTGGAGCGTTCCTATACCAAGAAGGAGATCATGGTGATGTACCTGAATATCGTTGAACTCGGGAGCAACGCTTTCGGTATAAAAGCTGCCGCCAAGACCTTCTTCAATAAAACGCCTCAAAACCTCTCTGTTGAAGAATCTGCCGTACTTGTGGGCCTGTTCAGAAACCCAACTTATTACAGCCCGAAATTCCATCCTGAAAATTCGAAGCGCCGCCGCAATGTGGTCCTCTCGCAAATGGTAAAGTATGGCTTCCTGCCGGAGGAGGAATATAAAAAGCTGAAAGACAAAGACATCAAGCTCGATTACCGGGTCGAAAACCAAAACATCGGCATGGCGCCTTACTTCCGCACCGAGGCCAGCAAGGTGCTGCAGAAGTGGTGCCGCGAAAACGGCTACGACCTGTATTCCGACGGACTGAAGATCTATACGACCATCGACTCGAGGATGCAGAAGTATGCCGAGCAGGCGGTGCACGAGCACATGGCCGATCGCCAGAAAGCCTTTTTCGAACACTGGAAAGGCCGCAACCCCTGGGTAGACCGCAACATGAAAGAGATCAAGGACTTTCCGGAGCAGGCAATTAAGCGCACGCCGCGCTACCGCCGCCTGATGGAGCGTTTTGATGGCGACATGGACTCGGTTAATTATTACCTCAACAAAAAAGTGCCGATGACCATTTTCACCTGGAACGGCGAGAAAGAGGTAAAGATGAGCCCCATGGATTCGCTTAAATATTACAAGCACTTTCTGCAGGCAGGCTTTATGGCCATGGAGCCACAGACAGGCCACATCAAGGCTTGGGTAGGCGGCATTAATTACGAGCACTTCAAGTATGACCACGTAAAGCAGGGGGCCCGCCAGCCAGGTTCTACGTTTAAGCCATTCCTGTATACCGCCGCTATCGAAAACGGCTACTACCCGTGCTACGAGGTGATCGATACCAAAGTATGTGTGCCGCTGCCGGATGGCACCATGTGGTGCCCCAACAATGCCACCAACAAGTATACGGGCGAGAAGTATACCTTACGCAAGGCACTTGCTGAGTCGGTAAACTCCGTTTCCGCTTTCCTGGTAAACAAGCTGGGGGCCGAAACGCTGGTCGCTACAGCCAAGCGCATGGGCATCACCACGCCGCTGGACCCTACACCCTCGCTGGCGCTGGGCACAAGCGATGTTACCCTGTTTGACATGGTGGGCGCTTACGGCACCTTTGTGAACAGCGGCACCTGGACCGAACCCAACTTCATTACCCGCATCGAAGACAAGCACGGCAATGTGGTAGCGGAGTTTGAGCCCCGCAAAGTAGAGGCCCTGAGCGAGGAGACGGCGTACCTGATGGAATATATGCTGCAGGCAGCTGCCCAACCCGGCGGTACTGCCTATTATGGCCTGCGCTACCGCAATGGCCTTAAGAATGAGATCGGCGCTAAAACAGGTACCACCCAGAACTACTCAGATGCCTGGTTTATGGGCATTACACCAACGCTGGTATGCGGCACCTGGGTAGGGGGCGAAGACCGTTCCATTCACTTCCGTACGCTGGCCCTGGGCCAGGGTGGCAAGCTGGCTATGCCGATCTATGGAGCCTTTATGCAAAAGGTATATGCCGATAAATCGCTTGACGTGTCCAAAGCGCCTTTCCCTAAACCTTCTACCCCGATTTCGGTACAATTAGACTGCGCTTTGTATAACCAGGGCGCTGTGCCAGTCGATTCTTCGCAGCAGGATGAGTTCCTGAACCTGCCGACCGAGATCGACCTGGACGCGGACATCTAA
- a CDS encoding tetratricopeptide repeat protein, producing MTAHIGQHSCCKAILFILTLAFIPYTIVLKHPAPILTLNKQPLHLFLLLLALLLGSCSAERHNPLSKAYHNTTARYNGYFLANEKMRALEAGLQQQMQYDYSQVLPIYPTIDSTTAKAMAADLEDVVKKASFPIQWHKNSKWIDDSYLLVGQAQFYQLNFAEAAKTFKYVNATSKDKNARHAAMVWLMRSFLKMGEMDNAQAVSEFLRKERLNRENARELYLARAQYNTITGDTAAVVENLALALPNFEEKDALSRTRFTLAQLYQLTGQNKEAYQQYSKVLRKNPPYDLGFFSRLNLGQVSELSDAQDLERIAGYYRKMLKDDKNKEYRDKIYYEMAQFELRQQHYDKALEYLQLSLKTPGALPNQKAYSYVSAGEIYFDNLSKYNLAEAYYDSAVQVYPQNALTYAAVAERRDVLADFAKQYTTIQTQDSLQRLAKLPEAERMDFLRQLVQRQEEARQQEQLKQQQQQTARQREREAPRGNNNRNNKNGSAFADEGSAAGGVWYFDNPAAMASARSEFIRRWGDRPLQDFWRTRSRGESGQQPQLAEVPVADEPEESQASPEERADAQLNAYLQNIPLTTADLQRSEKEVEEALFNLANIYAQKLKDPAQAIKTYEQLLQHFPRSEHTAETFYSLYLLYGKSGDTQQQQVYYNRIRKEFPNTTYARLVDDADFMSKNAVDNLKAHALYDSAYTMYEAEEYKKAAKLLDNVVSRYPLNDIPDKIAFLEALVTARTSPPKALRDQLLRFKAAYPGSALQPQADALLTSYTQLEQENKLRKEAPAPKSARKPTAKTSQTREEKINALMAVAAKPATPAQETPATPKAENATQKPAATADKAPDKPVAVKEQNAPRPASPVQASPPAASAQPDTAAAAGNPAVVAEKDPLAYEAAPDSAYYFVLVYPAAAPAFKDITAKYAKYNNTYNRNLNLQTDSVALAGGKTMLVLRAFADPKVALSYNIKQKGPQAPVGRIRGVEFTTFVISSANYRKFMQKQDLEAYLTFFRNNY from the coding sequence ATGACGGCCCATATTGGCCAGCATAGCTGCTGCAAGGCCATACTTTTTATACTTACCCTGGCGTTTATACCTTATACAATAGTGCTGAAACACCCTGCACCCATCCTGACTTTGAACAAGCAACCGCTGCACCTTTTTCTGCTGCTGCTAGCGCTGCTGCTGGGCTCCTGTTCGGCAGAGCGGCACAACCCGCTAAGCAAAGCTTACCATAATACCACCGCCCGCTACAACGGCTACTTTCTGGCCAACGAAAAAATGCGCGCCCTGGAGGCAGGTCTGCAGCAGCAAATGCAGTACGACTACAGCCAGGTGCTGCCTATATACCCCACCATCGACTCCACCACGGCCAAAGCCATGGCCGCCGACCTGGAGGATGTGGTAAAGAAAGCCTCCTTCCCGATCCAATGGCACAAAAACAGCAAGTGGATCGACGACAGCTACCTACTGGTAGGGCAGGCGCAGTTTTACCAGCTTAATTTTGCCGAGGCCGCCAAAACGTTTAAGTACGTAAATGCCACCAGCAAGGACAAAAACGCCCGCCACGCGGCCATGGTCTGGCTGATGCGCTCCTTTCTGAAAATGGGCGAAATGGACAATGCCCAGGCCGTATCGGAGTTTTTGCGCAAAGAGCGCCTGAACCGCGAGAATGCCCGCGAGCTATACCTGGCCCGTGCCCAATACAATACCATCACCGGCGATACGGCGGCTGTGGTAGAGAACCTGGCGCTGGCCTTGCCCAACTTTGAGGAGAAAGATGCCTTGTCGCGGACGCGCTTTACGTTGGCGCAACTTTACCAGTTGACCGGGCAGAACAAAGAAGCCTATCAGCAATACAGCAAGGTGCTGCGCAAAAACCCGCCCTACGACCTGGGCTTTTTCAGCCGCCTGAACCTGGGGCAGGTATCGGAACTGAGCGATGCCCAGGACCTGGAGCGCATTGCCGGCTATTACCGCAAAATGCTTAAGGACGACAAAAACAAGGAATACCGCGACAAGATCTACTATGAAATGGCGCAGTTTGAGCTTCGCCAGCAGCACTACGACAAAGCGCTGGAGTACCTGCAGCTTTCGCTTAAAACGCCGGGCGCCCTGCCCAACCAGAAAGCCTACAGCTATGTGTCAGCCGGCGAGATCTACTTTGATAACCTGAGCAAGTATAACCTGGCAGAAGCCTATTACGATAGCGCCGTGCAGGTATACCCGCAAAATGCCCTGACCTATGCTGCCGTGGCCGAGCGCCGCGATGTGCTGGCCGATTTTGCCAAACAGTACACCACCATCCAGACGCAGGACAGCCTGCAGCGCCTGGCCAAACTACCCGAAGCTGAGCGGATGGATTTTCTGCGCCAGCTGGTGCAGCGCCAGGAGGAAGCCCGCCAGCAGGAGCAACTGAAACAGCAACAGCAGCAAACAGCCCGGCAGCGCGAGCGCGAAGCGCCCCGTGGCAATAACAACCGCAACAACAAGAATGGGAGCGCCTTTGCCGATGAGGGCAGCGCGGCAGGGGGCGTATGGTACTTCGATAATCCGGCAGCTATGGCTTCGGCCCGCTCCGAATTTATCCGCCGCTGGGGCGACAGGCCCCTCCAGGATTTCTGGCGCACCCGCAGCCGTGGGGAAAGCGGCCAGCAACCACAACTAGCCGAAGTCCCGGTAGCTGACGAGCCGGAAGAAAGCCAAGCCTCGCCCGAAGAACGCGCTGACGCGCAGCTGAACGCTTACCTGCAGAACATTCCGCTGACCACGGCGGACCTGCAACGCTCCGAAAAAGAAGTGGAAGAGGCGCTGTTTAACCTGGCCAACATCTATGCCCAGAAGCTGAAAGATCCGGCACAGGCCATTAAAACCTACGAGCAGTTGCTGCAGCATTTCCCGCGCTCGGAGCATACCGCCGAAACCTTTTACAGCCTGTATTTACTTTATGGCAAGTCGGGTGATACCCAGCAGCAACAGGTATACTACAACCGCATCCGCAAGGAGTTTCCGAATACCACCTACGCCCGCCTGGTAGATGATGCCGACTTTATGAGCAAGAATGCGGTCGACAACCTGAAGGCCCATGCCCTGTATGATTCGGCCTATACTATGTATGAAGCCGAGGAGTATAAAAAAGCGGCCAAACTGCTGGATAACGTTGTCAGCCGGTATCCGCTGAACGATATCCCGGATAAGATTGCTTTCCTGGAAGCCCTGGTAACGGCCCGCACCAGCCCGCCGAAGGCCCTGCGCGACCAGCTGCTGCGCTTTAAAGCTGCGTACCCCGGTAGCGCGCTGCAGCCACAGGCCGATGCGCTGCTTACCTCTTATACCCAGCTGGAGCAGGAAAACAAACTGCGCAAGGAAGCCCCGGCTCCAAAATCTGCCCGTAAGCCAACTGCAAAGACAAGCCAGACACGGGAGGAGAAAATAAATGCGCTGATGGCGGTAGCTGCTAAGCCCGCAACGCCGGCACAAGAAACACCTGCTACCCCGAAAGCCGAAAATGCAACCCAAAAGCCTGCCGCCACGGCAGATAAGGCGCCGGACAAGCCTGTGGCCGTGAAAGAACAAAATGCGCCGCGACCGGCAAGCCCGGTGCAGGCATCTCCACCTGCCGCTTCGGCGCAGCCCGATACGGCCGCTGCGGCAGGCAACCCTGCTGTTGTAGCGGAGAAAGATCCGCTGGCTTATGAGGCCGCACCCGACTCAGCATACTATTTTGTGCTGGTTTACCCGGCCGCTGCGCCGGCCTTTAAAGACATTACGGCCAAGTATGCCAAGTATAACAACACCTACAACCGCAATCTAAACCTTCAGACGGATTCGGTGGCGCTGGCCGGCGGCAAAACCATGCTGGTGCTGCGCGCTTTCGCCGATCCGAAAGTTGCTTTGTCTTATAACATCAAACAAAAAGGGCCGCAGGCACCGGTTGGTAGAATCCGAGGCGTAGAATTCACTACCTTTGTGATCTCTTCTGCCAACTACCGGAAATTTATGCAGAAGCAGGACTTAGAAGCATACCTGACGTTCTTCCGAAACAATTATTAA
- a CDS encoding AtpZ/AtpI family protein yields MPEQKPKPSRQDNIKPYLRYSGLAFQMIGAMVLAAFAGMKLDDYFQTQNPWFTIVLLLLAVVASMVLVILSLNKK; encoded by the coding sequence ATGCCGGAACAGAAGCCAAAGCCTTCGCGCCAGGATAATATCAAGCCTTACCTCCGTTACTCCGGGCTGGCCTTTCAGATGATCGGGGCCATGGTACTGGCGGCCTTTGCCGGAATGAAACTGGATGACTATTTCCAGACGCAGAACCCCTGGTTTACCATTGTGCTCCTGCTGCTGGCAGTGGTGGCCTCCATGGTGCTGGTTATCTTATCACTTAATAAAAAATAA
- the atpB gene encoding F0F1 ATP synthase subunit A codes for MKKLFVLLFSLLTISAYAEAPAEEGGEFKPGDMITHHIADAHKWEFAHGANLYLPVILLDNGQVQAFSSKNFFNEHGEEVPYNGYVLEHGHVYKANAAGEPLEEYSGLYDFSITKNVASMFVSVALLFLVFFSIAASYKKNAGKAPRGLQSFFEPIIVFVRDEIAKANIGPKYERYMPYLLTIFFFIWFNNMLGLMPGGANLTGNIAVTFVLALLTLLITVFSGNKSYWSHIFATPGVPTWLSPIMVPVELIGIFTKPFSLMIRLFANITAGHIIILSLFSLIFIFESLAVGPLSVAFAVFMNFLELFVALLQAYIFTLLSAMYFGGAVEEHDHVEDMGFGDGGHH; via the coding sequence ATGAAGAAGTTATTCGTTTTACTGTTTTCCCTTCTGACGATTTCGGCCTATGCCGAAGCGCCAGCGGAAGAAGGTGGTGAGTTTAAGCCGGGCGATATGATCACGCATCACATTGCCGACGCGCACAAATGGGAGTTTGCACATGGTGCTAACTTATACTTGCCGGTCATTCTGCTGGATAACGGGCAGGTGCAGGCATTTTCGTCTAAAAACTTCTTTAACGAGCACGGTGAGGAAGTGCCTTACAACGGGTATGTGCTGGAGCACGGCCATGTATACAAGGCCAATGCAGCGGGCGAGCCCCTGGAAGAATATAGCGGCCTATACGACTTCTCCATCACCAAAAATGTGGCCTCCATGTTTGTGAGTGTAGCTCTGCTTTTCCTGGTGTTCTTTTCTATCGCGGCAAGCTATAAGAAAAATGCCGGCAAAGCACCAAGAGGCCTGCAGTCGTTCTTCGAGCCCATTATTGTGTTTGTGCGCGACGAGATCGCCAAAGCCAACATTGGCCCCAAGTATGAGCGCTATATGCCTTACCTGCTGACGATCTTCTTCTTTATCTGGTTTAACAACATGCTGGGCCTGATGCCGGGTGGCGCTAACCTGACAGGCAACATTGCCGTGACCTTTGTGCTGGCGCTGTTAACCTTGCTGATCACAGTGTTTAGCGGTAATAAGAGCTACTGGAGCCACATCTTCGCTACACCGGGCGTGCCTACCTGGCTGTCGCCGATCATGGTACCGGTAGAGTTGATTGGTATCTTTACCAAGCCTTTCTCCCTGATGATCCGATTGTTTGCCAACATCACGGCAGGCCACATTATCATTCTGTCCCTGTTCAGTCTGATCTTTATTTTTGAAAGCCTGGCCGTGGGACCTTTGAGCGTGGCCTTTGCCGTGTTCATGAACTTCCTGGAGCTGTTTGTGGCGCTGTTGCAGGCCTATATCTTCACGCTGCTGTCGGCTATGTACTTTGGCGGCGCGGTAGAGGAGCACGACCATGTAGAGGACATGGGCTTTGGCGACGGAGGCCATCATTAA
- the atpE gene encoding ATP synthase F0 subunit C gives MLLAILLQAVASTDYGLAIMGAGIGAGLVALGAGLGIGRIGGSAMESIARQPEAGGKIQTAMIIASALIEGVALFGVVVCLLISFKG, from the coding sequence ATGTTATTAGCAATTTTGCTTCAAGCAGTAGCCTCAACCGATTATGGTTTAGCTATCATGGGTGCCGGTATCGGTGCTGGTCTGGTTGCCCTGGGCGCTGGTTTGGGTATTGGTAGAATCGGTGGCTCTGCCATGGAATCTATCGCGCGTCAGCCAGAAGCTGGTGGCAAAATCCAGACAGCCATGATCATTGCTTCAGCCCTGATCGAGGGTGTTGCCCTGTTCGGTGTGGTAGTTTGCTTGCTTATCTCTTTCAAAGGCTAA
- a CDS encoding F0F1 ATP synthase subunit B produces the protein MELVTPGIGLLFWQTITFLIVLFLLSKFAWKPIMKALNDRETSIENALSAAEKAKLEIQGLKAENEKLLAEARLERDKILKEATEAGNHLIETAKQRANEEGDRMVANARESIENEKRAAITEVKNMAASLSVEIAERILRKELSNPQAQQALAQDYIKEVTLN, from the coding sequence ATGGAATTAGTAACCCCGGGTATAGGTTTGTTATTCTGGCAGACGATCACCTTCCTGATCGTTTTATTCCTGCTCAGCAAGTTTGCATGGAAGCCGATCATGAAAGCGCTGAACGACCGCGAAACCTCTATTGAGAACGCGTTGAGCGCCGCTGAAAAAGCAAAGCTTGAAATTCAGGGCCTGAAGGCAGAGAACGAGAAGTTGCTGGCCGAAGCACGTCTGGAGCGCGATAAGATCCTGAAAGAAGCCACAGAAGCAGGTAACCACCTGATCGAAACAGCTAAGCAGCGTGCTAACGAAGAAGGCGACCGCATGGTAGCCAATGCACGTGAGTCAATCGAAAACGAAAAGCGTGCCGCTATCACCGAGGTGAAAAACATGGCTGCTTCGCTGTCGGTAGAGATCGCTGAGCGCATTCTGCGCAAGGAGCTGAGCAACCCGCAGGCCCAGCAGGCGCTGGCGCAGGATTACATCAAAGAAGTAACGCTTAACTAA
- the atpH gene encoding ATP synthase F1 subunit delta: protein MSEIRVASRYAKSLIELAQERGVLEQVNEDMKLFSKTATQNRDFHLLLHNPIVKSDKKLAVINAVFQGKVNELTLAFFNIVARKSRESLLEFIATEFEAQYNDYKGIQKAKVTSAVPLTPGLREELGQRLVAQTGKTVELEELVDPSLIGGFVLRVGDKQIDSSVKYSLLKLKNNFKDNPYITKI, encoded by the coding sequence ATGTCAGAAATTAGAGTTGCTTCCAGATACGCGAAGTCGCTGATTGAACTGGCGCAAGAGAGAGGCGTACTGGAGCAGGTAAATGAGGATATGAAATTATTCTCTAAAACCGCCACCCAGAACAGAGACTTTCACCTGCTGCTACACAACCCGATTGTAAAGTCAGACAAAAAACTGGCCGTGATCAATGCTGTGTTCCAAGGCAAAGTAAACGAGCTGACACTGGCTTTCTTTAACATTGTGGCGCGCAAAAGTCGCGAATCGCTGCTGGAGTTTATTGCCACAGAGTTCGAAGCACAGTACAACGACTACAAAGGCATCCAGAAAGCGAAAGTAACCTCGGCTGTGCCGCTAACGCCCGGCCTGCGCGAAGAACTGGGCCAGCGCCTGGTAGCGCAAACCGGCAAAACCGTAGAGCTGGAAGAACTGGTAGACCCTTCGCTCATCGGCGGCTTTGTGCTGCGGGTAGGCGATAAGCAAATAGACAGCTCGGTGAAGTATAGCCTTCTCAAGCTGAAAAATAATTTTAAAGACAACCCCTATATCACTAAAATATAA